One Candidatus Brocadia sp. genomic window, TGGATTCCTGCTTTCGCAGGAATGACAACTTTTGTAACAATTTATCTTTTTGATAGGTATCTTTCAACTGCTCGCGCCCAAACTCCTTCCTCATTCCCCACTTCCGTGAGGACAGGTTTCATGAGGATATGGTTTGGGAGTGTAATGGACGAGAAACTCAGTTTCTTTGCAATTGTGTTCCTAAACAGATGCTTCCACAAGTTCAGCACATGGTTTGGGAACAAGCAGTGGCGATTTATTTAAAGGCAATTTTCAAACGTCTAAGATGTTACTTTTTATAGTATTGACACGAAAATATACACTATGGTTGTACGTTTTTTGTGTAAGTTTTTTACCTCCTCTTCATCGTTCGACTGAGCTCACGACGAAGTCCCCTCTTTGCGAAGGAGGGGAAAGAGGGACGGTAATTTTGGTTGCGGCTTCGCTGCGTTATGAATAGTGCGAATTTGAAAATCATTATTATGTATTGATAATGCACATTAAAGGTATATAATCTGTGCGGGAGGTTAATACTATGAAAAGATTGAATATTACAATACCCGATGACTTAAGTTATGAATTGGAAACTGTACCTGATAAAAGTCGCTTTATTACCTGTTAAAAACTCGACTCAAATGTGAAGATAAATCTTGGATAAAGATTTTTAAAGGAGTAAACAAATCATGGGTATCGTAAACACAAAGGTAATCTTGAAAAATCCAAGAAGGCTTGAATTAGAACCGGTTGAAACCGAAGCGTTGGTGGATACAAGGTCGATACACTTATGCATTCCCGATCATATCAAAATACAACTTGGATTAGAGGAGATTGACAAAAAAGAAGTGACTTTAGCGGACGGAAGCAAGAAGCTGGTTCCTTACGTTGGTCCAATTGAATTACGGTTCAAGCATCGGGTCGGATTTGCCGGTGCACTGGTCATGGGAGATCGGATGCTATTCGGAGCAATACCCATGGAAGATATGGATCTGGTTGTTGTCCCTAGAACCAGAATGATAGATGTAAATCCGAACAGTCCCAATATTGCAACATCAATAGCTAAGTAATTTGATATACGGCTAATACCACACAACCGTATCCTGTAATGCTTAAACAAGAAAATGGTAATGGTGCGCAGAGGCGGGTAAATCCCTGCAAAGATTCATAAAGCTCGTTGGTTCAATAAATATTATAAAATTTCTCAATTAAAAATGCCGCAGAAAGAGAGGCAGATATTAAACAAATGTCACAGTTAACCCATTTTGACGAACAGGGCGCATCCCGCATGGTGGATGTCAGTAATAAAGAAATTACGGACAGAATTGCCATTGCCCATGCAAAGGTTGTTATGAAACCGGAGACATTCCAGCTTGTGATGGATAAAAAAATACAGAAAGGAGATGTGCTGGAGGTGGCCAGAGTTGCGGGCATTATGGCGGCAAAGCAAACCTTTACCCTGATTCCTATGTGCCATCCACTCAATTTAACGAGTGTAAAGATTGATTATACGAATAATTCCGTGAATGAAATTGAAGTATTTTCAGAAGTTCGAGTTACCGGGAAAACTGGGGTGGAAATGGAGGCGATTACCGCGGCGACTGTTTGTGCGATTACGATATACGATATGTGCAAATCCGTAGATAAAGGGATGGTAATCAGCGATATTCATCTGGTGAAAAAATCGGGCGGGAAGAGTGGGACATTTGTTTTTGGTAAAGATTTCTAAACCCCCTTTAATACCCTTTCTGCCAATTCACTCGGCAGTTTTGCCTCTGTTATTTTTTTGGAAGCGGCTTCCGCATTATACGGCACCCGTCTGAAGTCGAGATGTTTTGCGGCAGAATCGAACATCACATAACATGCTTGTGGATTCCCATCCCGCGGCTGACCCACCGAACCCACATTGATGTAATATTTCCATTCCTTGTTTGAATCGATATCGAAAGATTCTGCCTTATTCGTTGACTGCTTTTCAATAAGCATCAGTCTCATGTCGTAATTATCTGCCGGAACAAGGACAGAGGCATTTACCGTTCTCGTTTCTTTTGTATAAATATACGCTGAAGGGCGATGCGTATGACCTCCAAAGGTTACCCTTGACCATAGAGTTGTATACCTTAACACGCTTGCATTCCGGACATATTCGTATCCTTGGGGATATGAAGGCGTACTATGTACGATTTCAAAATCTTCCTTGCTAAATTTCATCCTTAAGGAAAGACCCTTCAAAAATTTTATATTCTCCTTTTTCAACACCCCTTTGGTCCAGTTTACGGCAGTCATTGCTATGGGATTCATTTCGGTCGTGAGGGATGGTTCGCCAACGGCCTCTCTATCATGGTTACCACTAATAGCAATACCTTTCTTTTCCAATACCATAATAGCATTGAGCAGATTGTCCTGCTGTTTGGAGTCGAGGTATGGTTGTGCAACGATTTTACTGATGTTCTCTAGAGAGACCTTTTTTCTGCCGTAGATTAAGTAGCGGACAATGTCACAGCACTCATTTGGCGATGCGCCGTAGCCAACAATATCGCCAGCGATCAATAGCCTGTCAATGTTACCTTCTTTTTCAACGATTTTTTCCATTACAGCCAGTAAGGCATCTACGTTGCTGTGAATGTCTGATAAAATGGCGTTTTTCACGAGTTATTTTAATTGCCCGAAAACGATTATACTTTAAATGTTGCTTAATAACTTTTTTAATTCTTCCGCTGATGGAATTCTATTGGCGATGTTTGGTTCTAATAGTCCATTTATGATTTCTTCCAGTTTTTGTGGTATCTGGCAGTTGATTTTGCGTGGTGGAACTTTTTCTGCTTGCCATAATTTCTTTGTTACTATTTGATATAATATGAGACCCAAAGAATACAGGTCCGTCCTGCCATCCAGTCGAATGGAAGAAGAAAGCGCTTCATAATGGACCTTCCGGGGCATGTCTTTGAGATAGTTAAGCATCTGTAACTGTTCCGGAGATGCATATTCCCTGCTAATCCCCTTAATAATCCCACCCCTTTTAATGGCTAATTCAAAGTCGATAAGGTGTATCAATCCTGTTTTTTGATTCAGGATCAAATGCCCGGGTTTTAAATCGCAGTGGACATAGTATTTGCTGTGAAGGTGCTGTAACGGGTCGCAAACGGTTATAAACGATTGAATGACTTCCTTGGTAGTTTCCGCATCTTCAATGCTTTTTTCCTGAAAATAATCTACAAGATCGTATCCATTGATGTGTTGTAACACGATAAAATTTTGTTTGATTAAAAATTTCCCGTCTCTGAATAAATCCCCCTGCCCAAAATCGCTGGCTGTTGGTATTTGCGGGTGGTTGAGTTCCTTCAAGATGTAATATTCCTCTGAAAAGTCAAAGTCAGGTGAATATTTTATCCCCTTGTCAGGTACATTAATTAAAACGGCATAATTGGACTTGTGTAAACTTGCCTGGCACTTAAATTCGTTGAATTGGTATTTATTAATTCTGTACATGACATGATAAATTTTTATATCTTTATCAGTTGTGCGATACCTTATAGCTATTTCGCCGTTGCTTCTTCCGATTATTTATAATGCTTTACGACAATACCGACAACGCCTGCAAGAACCATGTAAGTCATTACGCCAACAATAAGCGATTTTATAAACCCCCACCGGGGTAGCAGGAAGATAAGGCACAAGACGTAGAGAATCCAGGGCGGAGTCATCAGGAGGAGTCCCTTGGCGTAATGAACCGTGGAGGCCTGCCCTGCCTTGTTATAAATCAGGGTAAAAGTCAGTACGGTCATGGTAGGAAAAGTTGCAACAAAGGCGGCTAGCAGGCCCTTTCCCTGGGAACCCATATATGTCACCACACTTACGATGGTGCCGCCAAGAATAAAGTATAGTATGAAGCTCTTTAGTTGCATTATCCGTGTATTTCTGCGATGAGCCATTTCATTTTTGCCAGTTCAAAGCAAAGTCATCGATTAATTCCAGGCGATCTTTTACAAAGGGTCTTTCAAAGGTGTCGTCATACTGTAATAATGGCAAGCAGAAACGCTTTCATTTGTTTACGCACGTTTTTAATCCTAAAACAATTTTGATATTTTTAGCAATAATGGTACTTTTTAGGGTAGTCTGTTACGGTTTTTCAGATTTCTCACCGGATATTTTTTACCTTCCGTTTGGCCTGGTAGATCACACCCAAAGCGAAATGAGATTTATCATCATTTGGGTTGAGTTCCAGGGCTTTTTGCAGAGACTTAATAGCCTCGTCAAGGAGGTCCTTCTTTGCATAGGCAACACCCATATTATAGTAGGCGTCTGAATATTTAGGGTTAATTTCCACGGTCTTCTTAAATGCGACGAGGGATTCATCCATAGCATCCATAGATGCGTACGTGACACCTAAATTATAATACCCTCTTTCAAATTTTGGATTAATCTCCACTGCCTTTTTAAAGGCTGCAACGGCATCAGGGTATTGCTTTTTTTCATGATAAACAATTCCCAGGTTATAATGTGCCTCCACATATTGAGGAGATGCGGCGATAGCCTTTTTAAGTGCTTCAATGGCTTCATCTAACCGACCCATTTCATAATACAGCACTCCGAGATTACTATATGCCCTGACAAAATTGGGTTCAATCTCCAGCGTTTTTTTGTATTCACGAATGGCATCTTCTGACATTCCTTTTTCACTATACGCAATCCCAAGGTTGTAGTGCGCCTCAGCATAATTAGGGTTTTTTTCTACTGCCTGTTGAAATGCCTTGATCGCAGCATCCAAAGACTCATCATTATCATGATCCTGGCAATAACCCACATTTACTAAAACGAACAGCATGAGCGGTATAACCATATTCATTCTCATACACTACTCCTTTTGATCCTGGGTGTTGTTAAAATATAACCACGCAGAGGATAGTAAATATTTCTCTGTGTTTTTCAGTGGCTCATCCTTTTCTACCGGTTTTTATATAACTTTTTCCATTACCGACCCTATCGTAGTAATTTAATCAATCGGTATGCGGCCCTCTTTTAAAGGCCCACTCAAATTTATCATAATAATCCTGATCGCTGAAGTCATTTCAGATAGAGGGGGTTGAATCTTATGGCTTTGTAATTGGTCAATTGACGTTTCTTGAATGAACGGAAGAAGTGACGCAAACGTAAGCGTCTGTCTCTCCATAACTGGCTGAATTATGGGTTCAGATTTTTTTGTCGTAAATTGCAAACCCGAAATTCCCTCTTTCATACCGCGAGCCGATATTCCCGGTTCATATTTTCCGGTTATAAACACTGTTCCAGCTTTCACTACGGGTGCAAGTGCTGTAATGTGTGATACTACCGGGTCAGCTATGATTGGGTTTGCAATTGTTGTTTTGAATTGACCAGGCGATATCGCTGGTTGCGGTATTTCGTATTTTGGTTCGGTAACCGTTTCAGGCATCTCTTCTTTGGTTACTAAAGCAATGGGTTCTTTTTTGGCGGTTTTTAAAATCTTATGAACGAGCAGGTCTCCCACTAATAATTGCTTCAGGGAGGCGTCCTTTTTAACGGCTTTCAAATAATGATAATTTACAAAGATTAATGCTATTCCAAATCCTATTACGATCACCGAGGTAATGATCTTAGTGATAAGAGGGAAGAATTTCATAACGAGGTGAAATAAAACGACGAAGATTAGGGCAGATATTCCGACTTCTAGAAGGCCGGCTTGAGGCGAACCTGTTGAAGTGAAATAAACCATGATAAGGACGACTACCAGAAACCATATGCAAACATGGGCAACCAGGTGCTTCCAGGTATTCATGGGTTTATGGGGTGGAGGTGGCGGTATCTTTGCCGGTTCTATGGATTGGTTAATTTTGTTTGTCATGAATGAAAAACTGCAAGAACTGTCTATTCAATGAACACTATGGATATTATATTAAAAGATAACGATTACATAGTACTAATATCTATAGTGGTGTCAAGTCTAATTATACAGGTATCCTAAAATTTGTCCGGCAAGGCGTAATAAATTAGGACTTCGGCTACTTTTTCAATGCAGAGCGAACTTTAGTTCGCATGGGATGTAAGCGAACCGAAGTTCGCGCTGCAACAAACTTTGAAATTCCTGATTATTTAACACTGGGTGTTTTGGACTGCCTTTTTTAATTGACAAATCTCGTTTTACTAAATATAATGTCAACCGCCAGTGATGCAAATATAGTAGTTTGGCAAACTTAGGAATTAAAAATTAATTGACTACCTGATAGCCATTATTTATTGATGAAAGTAAGTTCTTTGGATTTAAAGCGGCAGTATGAAAGTATTCGAGAGGAAATAAATAAAGCCGTTTTAGAGGTAATAGCCAGTCAGTCCTTTGTCCTCGGCCCTTTTGTCGAATCGTTTGAAAATAGCATAGCAAAAATTTGTTCTGTTAAACATGCCATTGGAGTATCTTCGGGTACAGATGCAATATTGTTAGCCTTAATGGCATGTGGTATTAAAAATGGTGATGAGGTTATTACGACACCGTTTACTTTCTTTGCAACGGCCGGCTCAATCGCGCGTTTAGGGGCCGTTCCTGTCTTTGTGGATATCGATCCCGCTACTTACAACATCGATGTAAGTAAGATAGTGCCGGCTGTAAATAAAAAAACTAGGGCGATCCTTCCTGTCCATCTGTATGGACAATGTGCCGACATGGATGCTATCCTTGAGATTGCACATGACAACGGATTAAGGGTTATTGAAGATGCCGCACAGGCCATAGGGGCAGTTTATAAAGGGAAAAATGCAGGATCTCTGGGAGATGTGGGGTGTTTTTCATTCTATCCCACAAAAAACCTTGGCGGTTATGGTGACGGGGGGCTTGTAACAACCAACGATGATGGATTGGCTGAGTTTGTTAAAATCTTAAGGGTGCATGGGTCGAAACCGAAGTATTATCATTCTCACATCGGCATTAACGGAAGGCTGGACGCCATCCAGGCTGCGATCCTGTCGGTGAAGCTGAAATACCTGGATAGCTGGTCCGAGAAACGCAGAAAGATTGCTGCATATTATCATGAACATTTAAAAGGATTATCCATTCGACTACCCCAGATAGAACCCCGCAATATCCATATATTTCATCAGTACGTAATAGCAACATCAAGCAGAGACGCATTGATGAAATATCTCGAGAGTAAAGGGATAGATACGGCTATTTATTACCCGATTCCCCTTCATTTGCAAAAATGTTTTGAGTACTTAGGGTACAAATCAGGTGCTTTACCAGAGTCTGAGAGAGCTTCTCATGAGACGTTAGCCCTGCCCATCTTTCCGGAGATTACCCAGAAAGAGCAGGATTATGTGATTTATCACATAAAAAATTTCATTTCGTAACTTTCATTTTAAATTTTTCTCATGCGAATAATACAGGCTTTTTTAATTCTCACCGCATTATTTTTAATCAATGAGTATAATTACGCAGGAAGTTTGCTTTCTACGGTAAGAAATATTGAACAGCGGCCTTTTTCCCTGTCAGCCAATAATATCCGTACGTGGAAAAAAGATGGAATTCGGATCTTTGTTGCTCAGAAAGATGCAAGGATATTGCAAGGGCCATTTCAGATTACGGCTGATACGGTTGTTTGCTGGTTTCATGAGGCAGAGGCTGTACAACGCACAGAGGCAACTGTGGAGGTGTATTGTGAGGGTGGGGTTACTATTCTGCAGGGCGAAAACTATGAAAAATACGAACAGGTATATTTACGATTTGAGACGATGACGGGTGTCGTAGTTAATCCTGATATACAGCCGATAGAAACTTTTGAAGAGGCTCAGGAGATGGAGGTTGTCCTGCGGGGCGAGGAAATTCGTTTAATGAAAAAAGATGAGTATTTATCCACCGAGATTCCACGGAAGGTTCCGATTTCAGGCGTTTCCCGAAAAGAAGAAATGGTTGATATTATTGCCGATAGTATTGATTCATGGGAGGAAGGAGACAGACGTATCGTTGTTGCCCTTGGCAATGTAGAAATCAAAAAAGAGGATATGACGATAGATGCCGACAGCGTAATCTTGTGGTTTGAAAAGAAAGAATCGGATAGTTCAAAGTATTCTGAACAACCTTTGTGTGAAATTTACGCCGAAGGAAATGTGACAATGCGACGTAAAGACGATATACAGATTGCTGACAAAATATTTGAGGATGTGAAGGAAGACAAGGGTATTCTTATTAATAGCAAGATAAAAACAGTTATTCAGCAACAGAAAAAAACTAAAATAAGTGATAGCTCAATAAAACCGCGTTCAAAAAAAGACAAAACATCTCTTTGGGAAGGGATGCCTGCTTATGTTAGCGGAGAAGAGATAAAACACGTTGCCAAAGGACAATACGAAATAAAAAATGGCACGATAAGTACTTGTGGATACGGACATCCTCACTATCATTTTAAAGGGAAAAGGATCAGATTGGTTCAGAGGGATATTCATAACATTTTATCTTCGACAAACAATGCATTTTATCTGGGTAAATACCCCGTAGCTTATTTGCCATATCTATCTCTTGATGTAAGGAAACGAGAGCGAATCTTGAAAGACTGGCAATTCGGGAGCTCATCTCGTTTTGGTTCATTTCTTAAGACAGATTGGGATTTATTTGCGGTTACAGGCGGGAAGCAAAAAGAATGGAGTGACCTTACAGTAAATCTTGATTATTTAGAAAAAAGAGGGGTGGGTACGGGACTCGATTTTGAGTACAAAGGAGAAGACCTGGTCGGTTATGTTAATACCTACTATATAAAAGACCAGGGGGATTTCGATATTAATGATATTCCGATTGAACAAGAAGATCGTGGTACTATTCTTTGGAGACACCGGCAGGAATTACCTTACGATTGGCGCTTAGACATGGAATATTCCTATTTGAGTGATCCCCGATTCCTCCGGGAATTTTTTGAACATGAATTTAAACAGGAAAAAGACCGTGAAACGGTATTGTATTTACGAAGAATTCATGATACCACTGCAGAAACGTTTTTGATTAACGAACAGTTTAACGGGTTTGATACAACCGTAGGTTCATTGCGGGAAAAAAGATACGCAGAACGTTTGCCTGAGGCCGCATATCGTATCATTGGAGAGCCTATTGCCGACAACTTATTTATATTTACTTCGGAATCATCGGCTACTTATTTTGATGGCTCTTTCGACCAGTCGGAAGTGACCGAACTTGACAGTTCTTTTACTGGCTCCTCACCAG contains:
- a CDS encoding clan AA aspartic protease, whose protein sequence is MGIVNTKVILKNPRRLELEPVETEALVDTRSIHLCIPDHIKIQLGLEEIDKKEVTLADGSKKLVPYVGPIELRFKHRVGFAGALVMGDRMLFGAIPMEDMDLVVVPRTRMIDVNPNSPNIATSIAK
- the moaC gene encoding cyclic pyranopterin monophosphate synthase MoaC — protein: MSQLTHFDEQGASRMVDVSNKEITDRIAIAHAKVVMKPETFQLVMDKKIQKGDVLEVARVAGIMAAKQTFTLIPMCHPLNLTSVKIDYTNNSVNEIEVFSEVRVTGKTGVEMEAITAATVCAITIYDMCKSVDKGMVISDIHLVKKSGGKSGTFVFGKDF
- a CDS encoding metallophosphatase family protein; this encodes MKNAILSDIHSNVDALLAVMEKIVEKEGNIDRLLIAGDIVGYGASPNECCDIVRYLIYGRKKVSLENISKIVAQPYLDSKQQDNLLNAIMVLEKKGIAISGNHDREAVGEPSLTTEMNPIAMTAVNWTKGVLKKENIKFLKGLSLRMKFSKEDFEIVHSTPSYPQGYEYVRNASVLRYTTLWSRVTFGGHTHRPSAYIYTKETRTVNASVLVPADNYDMRLMLIEKQSTNKAESFDIDSNKEWKYYINVGSVGQPRDGNPQACYVMFDSAAKHLDFRRVPYNAEAASKKITEAKLPSELAERVLKGV
- a CDS encoding DUF3147 domain-containing protein is translated as MQLKSFILYFILGGTIVSVVTYMGSQGKGLLAAFVATFPTMTVLTFTLIYNKAGQASTVHYAKGLLLMTPPWILYVLCLIFLLPRWGFIKSLIVGVMTYMVLAGVVGIVVKHYK
- a CDS encoding tetratricopeptide repeat protein, translated to MRMNMVIPLMLFVLVNVGYCQDHDNDESLDAAIKAFQQAVEKNPNYAEAHYNLGIAYSEKGMSEDAIREYKKTLEIEPNFVRAYSNLGVLYYEMGRLDEAIEALKKAIAASPQYVEAHYNLGIVYHEKKQYPDAVAAFKKAVEINPKFERGYYNLGVTYASMDAMDESLVAFKKTVEINPKYSDAYYNMGVAYAKKDLLDEAIKSLQKALELNPNDDKSHFALGVIYQAKRKVKNIR
- a CDS encoding DegT/DnrJ/EryC1/StrS family aminotransferase, yielding MKVSSLDLKRQYESIREEINKAVLEVIASQSFVLGPFVESFENSIAKICSVKHAIGVSSGTDAILLALMACGIKNGDEVITTPFTFFATAGSIARLGAVPVFVDIDPATYNIDVSKIVPAVNKKTRAILPVHLYGQCADMDAILEIAHDNGLRVIEDAAQAIGAVYKGKNAGSLGDVGCFSFYPTKNLGGYGDGGLVTTNDDGLAEFVKILRVHGSKPKYYHSHIGINGRLDAIQAAILSVKLKYLDSWSEKRRKIAAYYHEHLKGLSIRLPQIEPRNIHIFHQYVIATSSRDALMKYLESKGIDTAIYYPIPLHLQKCFEYLGYKSGALPESERASHETLALPIFPEITQKEQDYVIYHIKNFIS
- a CDS encoding LPS-assembly protein LptD: MRIIQAFLILTALFLINEYNYAGSLLSTVRNIEQRPFSLSANNIRTWKKDGIRIFVAQKDARILQGPFQITADTVVCWFHEAEAVQRTEATVEVYCEGGVTILQGENYEKYEQVYLRFETMTGVVVNPDIQPIETFEEAQEMEVVLRGEEIRLMKKDEYLSTEIPRKVPISGVSRKEEMVDIIADSIDSWEEGDRRIVVALGNVEIKKEDMTIDADSVILWFEKKESDSSKYSEQPLCEIYAEGNVTMRRKDDIQIADKIFEDVKEDKGILINSKIKTVIQQQKKTKISDSSIKPRSKKDKTSLWEGMPAYVSGEEIKHVAKGQYEIKNGTISTCGYGHPHYHFKGKRIRLVQRDIHNILSSTNNAFYLGKYPVAYLPYLSLDVRKRERILKDWQFGSSSRFGSFLKTDWDLFAVTGGKQKEWSDLTVNLDYLEKRGVGTGLDFEYKGEDLVGYVNTYYIKDQGDFDINDIPIEQEDRGTILWRHRQELPYDWRLDMEYSYLSDPRFLREFFEHEFKQEKDRETVLYLRRIHDTTAETFLINEQFNGFDTTVGSLREKRYAERLPEAAYRIIGEPIADNLFIFTSESSATYFDGSFDQSEVTELDSSFTGSSPGPSVEPQSVTRVDTVNRISMPFKPWFFNINPFVEGRATGYTESIDTSGSVDEANGPATGRFIGSLGFDWSSTHWRSYSVYNDFLKINRLRHIFVPELRYIYSPVVTEDPNELYQHDAIDALDSSQVAVIGIKNKLQTKRGEPGFEKTVDFVDFNVDYYMFPTSAGLFNDGINGIIIRRDNFINIDFRSQLTDIVAFVSERNEFNTDDFQFDVLTSGFEISNPPDWQYFIGHRFIRDISSTIILGADYTISEKWRIMAVEKYDFRSLEIEDGRDRETENKPKNLKTNFVLSRYFHDWVGSITLELDPVRNDSSYRFDITPRGLEKRSRRFWF